In Rhizobium jaguaris, a single window of DNA contains:
- a CDS encoding curlin: MIRKSIISALFAAAVGAIVITPAMANDVRIEQYGWQNSAGGAQNGYRNRVHFYQDGRYNTAIGQQYGHRNLSAVGQEGTNNYGATYQYGSRNVAGIGQFGSNHTAILTQDGNGNIAAGVQVGHGCTADVNQGGSGNVAAFVQTCP, from the coding sequence ATGATCCGCAAGTCCATTATCAGCGCCCTTTTCGCCGCTGCCGTCGGCGCCATTGTCATCACCCCCGCAATGGCAAACGACGTGCGCATCGAACAATACGGCTGGCAGAACTCTGCCGGTGGCGCGCAGAACGGCTACAGGAACCGTGTTCACTTTTACCAGGACGGCCGCTACAACACCGCCATCGGACAACAATACGGCCACCGCAACCTGTCGGCCGTTGGCCAGGAAGGCACCAACAACTACGGCGCCACATATCAGTACGGTAGCCGCAACGTGGCTGGTATCGGACAATTCGGCTCGAACCACACCGCTATTCTGACGCAGGACGGCAATGGCAACATCGCGGCCGGTGTCCAGGTCGGACACGGTTGCACTGCCGATGTCAATCAAGGCGGTAGCGGCAATGTCGCCGCTTTCGTCCAGACATGCCCCTAA
- the csgH gene encoding curli-like amyloid fiber formation chaperone CsgH: protein MVSSHRGIPLAAAITLAGLVAAGASNTVFNMDSPDAGPVRCEIQDKIQGDTVFLEPVVYSDKGVSGTYSVTVSGGGDGGASNIRQGGEFSATAGRSTSLGRMSVGASGASYNVKLKVTVAGTSVSCTKQVSGTF from the coding sequence ATGGTTAGCTCGCATAGAGGTATTCCCCTCGCAGCAGCGATCACGCTCGCCGGATTGGTCGCCGCCGGCGCAAGTAACACCGTTTTCAATATGGACAGCCCGGACGCTGGGCCAGTTCGTTGCGAAATTCAGGATAAAATTCAAGGCGATACCGTGTTCCTGGAACCCGTCGTGTATTCCGACAAGGGTGTGAGTGGCACCTATAGTGTCACCGTGTCCGGCGGAGGTGACGGAGGCGCCTCCAACATCCGGCAGGGTGGCGAATTTTCAGCGACGGCCGGTCGCTCGACTTCGCTTGGCCGGATGAGCGTCGGCGCCAGCGGTGCTTCCTACAATGTGAAGCTCAAGGTAACGGTGGCCGGAACCAGCGTCAGCTGCACCAAGCAGGTGTCAGGCACGTTCTAG
- a CDS encoding curlin, whose translation MTRKFVNALGIATIAASLGVSTLASPAMAGGSIRFYLSPQTAQDAEAMDFGLRAYSLYNGWRNGAHIRQLGRNNLAGIGQNGRDNLGIVRQEGVGHSATLQQSGNDNSYGIFQFGRNTDTQVVQRGDGQSGAALLFGW comes from the coding sequence ATGACCCGCAAGTTCGTCAACGCTCTAGGAATTGCCACCATTGCTGCATCGCTTGGCGTTTCGACGCTCGCAAGCCCTGCCATGGCTGGCGGCTCGATCAGATTTTACCTTTCGCCGCAGACCGCACAAGATGCCGAAGCAATGGACTTCGGTTTGCGGGCCTATTCGTTGTACAACGGATGGCGCAATGGGGCCCACATTCGCCAACTCGGGCGAAACAATCTTGCCGGCATCGGACAGAATGGCCGGGACAATCTCGGTATCGTTCGCCAGGAGGGTGTCGGTCATTCCGCTACCTTGCAGCAGAGCGGCAACGACAACTCCTATGGCATCTTCCAATTCGGAAGGAACACTGACACGCAGGTCGTGCAGCGCGGCGATGGGCAAAGCGGTGCGGCACTGCTGTTTGGCTGGTAA
- a CDS encoding epoxide hydrolase family protein, with product MPVARSSLYVRLLATSAVLVSMGLPIAARAETVQPAAATTQSQDAPGQAVDTSIRPFQFHASDEALADLRRRIAATKWPSRELVKDATQGVQLETMKKLADYWANDYDWRRVETKLNALPQFVTNIDGVDIHFIHVRSKNKNALPIIITHGWPGSIIEQMKVIDPLTNPTAHGGAAADAFDVVIPSLPGYGFSGKPTELGWDPARIARAWTILMKRLGYTRFVAQGGDWGDAVTEQMAVQAPPELLGIHTNMPGAVPDDIQKALDAHEAVPAGLSADEKRAYDQLDFFYSHGLAYAQEMQARPQTLYGIEDSPIGLASWMLDHDARSYELIARVFDDKSEGLTKDDVLDNITLYWLTNTAVSSARLYWENKFAFFAPKGIKIPVAVSAFPDELYQAPKSWVEKAFPNLLYYSRPEKGGHFAAWEQPETLTNDLRQAFRPLR from the coding sequence ATGCCAGTAGCAAGATCCTCCCTCTATGTCCGCCTGCTTGCCACCTCCGCGGTGCTTGTGAGCATGGGCTTGCCCATTGCTGCGCGGGCCGAAACCGTCCAGCCCGCCGCCGCTACGACGCAGTCGCAGGACGCGCCTGGGCAAGCCGTTGATACGTCGATACGCCCGTTTCAATTCCATGCCTCTGACGAGGCGCTTGCGGACCTCCGCCGCCGGATCGCTGCGACGAAATGGCCAAGCCGGGAACTGGTGAAGGATGCGACCCAGGGCGTCCAATTGGAAACCATGAAGAAGCTCGCTGACTATTGGGCGAACGACTATGACTGGCGCCGAGTGGAAACGAAGCTGAATGCGTTGCCGCAGTTTGTGACGAATATTGACGGGGTCGACATCCATTTCATACATGTCCGTTCCAAGAACAAGAATGCCTTGCCGATCATCATCACCCACGGCTGGCCCGGTTCCATCATCGAGCAGATGAAGGTCATCGATCCGCTGACCAATCCGACTGCCCATGGCGGTGCCGCGGCGGATGCCTTTGATGTCGTGATCCCCTCATTGCCGGGATACGGTTTTTCCGGAAAGCCCACCGAGCTCGGCTGGGATCCTGCCCGTATCGCTCGGGCCTGGACCATTCTTATGAAGCGGCTTGGCTATACGCGGTTTGTCGCCCAAGGAGGCGATTGGGGCGACGCAGTCACCGAGCAGATGGCGGTGCAGGCTCCGCCGGAACTCCTCGGGATTCATACAAACATGCCCGGCGCCGTTCCCGACGACATTCAAAAGGCCCTGGATGCCCATGAGGCGGTGCCCGCCGGACTTTCGGCTGACGAGAAACGCGCCTACGACCAGCTCGATTTCTTCTACAGCCATGGGCTTGCCTATGCTCAGGAGATGCAGGCCCGGCCGCAGACTTTATATGGCATCGAGGACTCGCCGATTGGCCTTGCATCCTGGATGCTCGATCACGACGCACGCAGCTATGAACTGATCGCGCGTGTTTTCGACGATAAGAGTGAAGGCCTGACCAAGGATGATGTTCTCGACAACATCACGTTGTACTGGCTCACGAACACTGCGGTATCTTCCGCGCGCCTCTACTGGGAGAACAAATTCGCCTTTTTCGCTCCGAAGGGAATTAAGATCCCGGTCGCCGTCAGCGCGTTTCCCGATGAGCTTTATCAGGCTCCGAAGAGCTGGGTCGAGAAAGCATTTCCAAATCTGCTTTACTATAGCAGGCCGGAAAAAGGCGGGCACTTCGCCGCCTGGGAACAGCCTGAAACGCTGACAAACGATCTTCGTCAAGCCTTCAGGCCGCTGCGCTGA
- a CDS encoding IS4 family transposase has product MFLLERLVETAGQGMRVRKLGGNRAGEIRLSRFLRNDAVDPQAMIDAAALRTASRCADRHILAIQDTTVVRSGGGGGLYLHAMIGVDADDGAIIGAIHGQFLSRDKGKRGTQRARPIEEKESYRWLEGADRAAQVCAAARHITVIADRESDIYEAFTRRPANVDLVIRMAWDRSFGKDQPSLLAMADALPVAASLAFTLPAKPGRKERDAQLAIRFSAVTLPRPKNGIYNNVPDGVRLFLVDVREGAPPPGETPIHWRLLTTYEVSDAGQAAAVIALYRRRWAIEQLFRTLKTQGFDIEALRIEDEVPLSNLVMAAFVAAVIVQQLVHSRDGAPPGGALRPIEDAFEPSDRPLLEAFSAKLEGTTARQKNPHPKGSLAYAAWVCARLGGWTGYYGKPGPIVMLDGWQQFQAAKRGVSLLLSACDYV; this is encoded by the coding sequence GTGTTCTTGCTGGAGCGCCTTGTTGAGACGGCTGGCCAGGGGATGCGGGTGCGCAAGCTCGGCGGCAATCGGGCTGGAGAGATCCGCTTGAGCCGGTTTTTGCGCAATGATGCGGTTGATCCGCAGGCGATGATCGATGCGGCGGCGTTGCGCACGGCCAGCCGTTGCGCGGATCGGCATATCTTGGCCATTCAGGATACGACGGTGGTGCGCTCCGGCGGCGGTGGCGGTCTTTACCTGCATGCGATGATCGGGGTCGATGCGGATGATGGCGCGATCATCGGCGCGATCCATGGGCAGTTTTTAAGCCGCGACAAAGGCAAGCGCGGCACGCAGCGCGCGCGTCCGATCGAGGAGAAGGAAAGCTATCGCTGGCTGGAGGGCGCCGACCGCGCCGCGCAGGTTTGCGCGGCCGCGCGCCACATCACCGTCATCGCCGACCGCGAAAGCGATATCTACGAGGCCTTCACCCGACGGCCCGCCAATGTCGATCTCGTCATCCGGATGGCTTGGGATCGCAGCTTCGGTAAGGACCAGCCGTCGCTGTTGGCCATGGCGGACGCCTTGCCGGTTGCGGCAAGCCTGGCCTTCACGCTGCCGGCCAAGCCGGGCCGCAAAGAGCGCGACGCGCAGTTGGCGATCCGCTTCAGTGCGGTGACATTGCCGCGCCCGAAGAATGGCATCTACAACAACGTCCCGGATGGTGTGCGCCTCTTTCTGGTGGATGTGCGCGAGGGCGCACCGCCGCCGGGCGAGACGCCGATCCATTGGCGGCTGCTGACAACCTACGAGGTGTCGGATGCAGGCCAGGCGGCGGCGGTCATCGCCCTTTATCGCCGCCGCTGGGCAATCGAGCAATTGTTCCGCACCCTGAAGACGCAGGGCTTTGATATCGAAGCCCTGCGCATCGAGGACGAGGTGCCGCTGAGCAATCTAGTGATGGCCGCCTTCGTCGCGGCCGTGATTGTGCAGCAACTGGTGCATTCGCGCGACGGCGCTCCTCCGGGCGGCGCCTTGCGCCCCATCGAAGACGCCTTCGAGCCGAGCGACCGGCCGCTTCTGGAAGCCTTCAGCGCCAAGCTGGAGGGCACGACCGCCAGACAGAAGAACCCTCATCCCAAAGGCTCGCTGGCCTATGCCGCCTGGGTCTGCGCCCGCCTCGGCGGTTGGACCGGCTACTACGGCAAGCCGGGCCCAATCGTCATGCTCGACGGCTGGCAACAGTTCCAAGCAGCCAAGCGCGGCGTATCCCTTCTCCTCTCCGCTTGCGACTATGTGTGA